AATATGTCACTACACTAACTAGTGTACGTGtatctgatgatgattcaagtgaagatgagctaacctttgatgaactggATGCATCATATAAAAAGTTGTGTGTCAGGAGTGCATAAGTGTGCCAACAATGGGAGAAGCAAAAGAAACTCATAAAGGAGTTGGAAGCTGAGAAGAAAGagcatcttgcaaccatagactcactCAACAGTGAAGTTACCTTGCTGAACTCCAAACTTAACCAGATGACTAAATCTCTCAGGATGATAACAGTGGAACTGACACATTAGAAGAAATTCTGCAAGTGGGCCAGAAAGCTGGAGACATGTCTAGAATAGGATTTGTGGGTAAATCAGAATCCATCTTAGGGTCCAGAAGGTCAAAGCCTGAAGCTCACATGTCAAAACAGATGTCAagaccaatgtcacaacatcatggAAGCAGGGGGAGGAACCAGACTAAGAGGAAATTTCAAATATGGAGATGTcactactgtggaagatttggacacataaaACCATTTTGTTTCAGACTGTATGGCTACCCTAGTCAGGCACCTCAAGTCAAACCTAAGCAGGAAGTTCCGACCAAGAAACAACAATGGGTTGCTAAAGCTACTGCCTTAATAGCCCACACTTCACTGAGGGtgtcagccaaagaagactggtacttTGATAGTGGTTGCTCAAAGCACATGACTGGAATAAAGATCCTATTGGTAGACATAGAACCTCATTCCACTAGCTATgtgacctttggtgatggagcaaaAGGAGAGATCAAAGGGGTTGGAAAACTAGAATATCCTGGAGTTCCAAAACTGGACAATGTTCTGCTGGTAAAGGAAGTTATTACTATGCTCAGAGAAACTTGCAAGGAACTGGATGCCGGGAAGGTGGCTATAGAGAAGATGATAAGCACATTGGAGATGGAAGAGAATGATACTTTTGCTGATGCTGTAGAGACAGAAGGTAAAGCTGATgaagatgaacaagaagatggtagtgattctgatgaagaggtggaagaagaaGAGGCCAGTCCAGCTGATGGCACAAATGAAGATGTTGATGGTGATGGCTCTAGTGGCTCTGAGTCTGATGACTAGAGCATTAATGGTGAATTTTAATGTTTTCTTTTAACTTTTGATCATGGTTTGTACCTAATCAGAATATCTTAGTTGCTTTGGCAACTTTTAtggccaaaaagggggagaagtatgTCACCCTAGAAAAGATGTGTGTGAACAGCTAATTCTATTCAGTGTTGATGAAGTTGTATGGAGTATTTCTGAAGTATGTCTGATGTGGTAGTATAGCCTTGTGTGATGTGGTAGTGTAGCTATTTCTATTGTGTGATGCTTGtttgatcaatagtaaatttttttccgtataccatttttaaattaaaaaatatttggatcataaataccatttttcgtaaataatagattttttctgtatacagatattatttttgtttcatttacaaaaatatttggatcaatattaaatttttcgtatataaaaatatttagatcaataataaattttttgaataaatttttcacgtatatcattttttaataaaaaatagggttaatagtcattcacccccctgccatataggcgagttttgatttccccctttaaaaaaaaagttttggattaccccctataattttaaaatttttaaaattctaagtctttttcccctaagaggaaaaattaccccctgtaaaatattttatttaccccctggtttttacacgcttaggggtgCCCGAAAATTATAGGAGGTAATCCAAAACTTCTTTTTTAAAGGGGGaaaaaatcaaaactcgcctatatggcaggggagtGAATGgctattaaccctaaaaaatatttggatcataaatactatttttcctatataaaaatatatagatccataatagatttttttgtggaagaaagaaacgagaaaatgatgaaagagaaaaaaaagaatgaagagagatttgataagtttgataaaatatgagtgttgtaatatttaaataataaaattaaaaaatttattgtgCAAAGACCAAATGaagacaattttaatgtggtgacaaAAAATTAACTAAGAATATTTTAGACTTTTTCAcaatcattaattttcttatattatataaGAGAATAAATATAgtgcactgacaatgtaaaaccacattacactgtcaaccaatcagctttattcaatttgccatgtcatattcaaacaatattattaaaattaattgaagaaaagttttaaaacaattaaaataaggaCAAAACTTaagtacaattctttaggtgtggttcttactatttttcaataaagttatgacaagtgtataattttctaTTACACATATGCTAATTTTtcctattttcactcactaaatcatatttaagtatatttgtcatattttcattgaaaaatagtaagaaccacacataaagaattgtacctaagttttgtccttaAAACAATTTGACAGTGGTAATAAGAAACCGCTCCATCATGTATATTTTCTTAAGCCGGATTCCATTTTCTCAGACCGACATTGTTTTAGTCCAAATAAAATACCAAAGTGTAATTGGAGTGACCTAATTTCAAACAGAATGCCTCTTTCTTTCCCATTCTTTCATTTCCTCCACCTATTTTGTGCAAAGCACATTATAGAAACAAAGCTGCAAAAGAATGAGTTTGATTTTGATACTGTGTGGAGATAGGGCCGACCCAATCAACGCAGAGGCTcctttctaattttaaaaataggtccaaatttaaaatataaatacaattataataattaaaaaacacataaaattacatttatgtattaatcaataatatatttaattaaaattatcgaGTTTTGATATATCTAAATTTTTATATGTATTGAGTTTTTATTATagcattttttaatttattgaatttttattataatattttatttatttcaattaatatttataaaaaagattGGACCTTTTAAAAATTTGGGCCCCTAAAATTGGGGGCGTGTGCTGTAGCACTTCTTGCACATGCACAAGGCCGATTCTGTGTGGAGAAAATGGCACACGACATACAAATACGGCATAAGAAAATATACATGATGGAGCGGTTTCTTATTACCACTGTCTAATTGTTTTAAAACTTTTcttcaattaattttaataatattgtttGAATATGACATGACAAATTGAATAAAGCTGATTGGTTGACCGTGTAATGCGGTTTTACAGTCGGTGCACTATTTTTATTCTCATTATAATAATATGGAGATATAAAATTTGTACCAAAAAATATATAGACATATAATGGGGCATATGCCGGCAAACACGGCAATACTAAAAACATTTgaagtttattttttatattaacaaGTAACAACGTTTGTGGTGATTGAAAAATTAACGTCATGCATCATGCGTCTCTTGTCTAATTTTCTTATTCTCATGAAACTCCACTTACAACCAAGTTATTGGTTAACACACTTTTGATTATATTTTAGAGCGAAACTTGACAACAACATTGAAACGCATTATTATACTCTTTTCTTTTCCAACATTGTTTTCAACGTTCAATTATGTTTCCAAAATAAACACTCACAACTTCATTGGAATTTCAGTATTCTACCTTTTGAAAATGTGTTCGGTAACAAACTCAGTTCTCATATCACTTCAAAAACCTCAAATTTCTTCACTTTTTTTGTCACCCAAAAGAGTTTCAACTTCAACCAGTTATGCCTTGTTAAAGTCTCCAACACTTCACTTTGAGACTAAAGATTCAAGCTTGGTGTTTTCTCCATTGGTGAAGGCCTTGGGAGTAAGACAAAGAAGATTTCCAGTTGTTGTTGCAGCATTAGCAGCTGATGCTGATGACAGTGAAATTGAAATTTCAAATGGGTTAGAGTTGCACTCTTCATGTTTGATTCTATGATTATCAATTTTTTCTGGTGTTtcaattttgatatattttttaactaTTGATGTCTAATTACAGGTCAGTTATATCCTCAAAGAGTTTTGGTGAGAAATTTCCTGCATTGGTTACTGGTTTCTTTTTCTTTATGTGGTAAAAATTTctccttttatttttaaattattcctGGTGTGGATGTGTCAGTGTAAGTGTCGTGTCCGGTGTCTATGTCTGTGTCCGGTTGCAAGCTAGCAATATGTTTTCTGAAATTGTCTTTCTTCTATGCAGGTACTTCTTAAATGTGATTTTCAACATACTCAACAAGAAAGTCTACAATTATTTCCCATATCCATAGTATGTTTTTTTCCTCAATGAGTATAATTACTATAATTAGTCCAAGATAACTGTTCTTTCAAGATTAAGACTTCATAATTTCGTAGCTTTCTGTTGATTCAGATATGCTAATCTTTTCAAATTCTTTTCAGTTTTGTTTCTGTTGTACATCTCCTTGTTGGGGTGGTATATTGTCTTGTTTCTTGGGGTTTAGGTCTACCAAGACGCGCAGTAAGTTATACTTCCTCTGTACTAATATCTTGTAATCAATGTTTTTGAAACACGACTAGAGATCGAACCGAAGAGATTTGAGAATAATAAACCATCCAAACCCTAGTTTGATCTGGTTCTAAGAGACTAAGAGCCAACCACAATTGAACCAGCCAGCAGACTGCTCGGCTCATCGATCAACCGGCTGGTTGGTATTAGTTCTCAACTTTGAAGTCATAGTATAGATTTCAATAACATGTTTTTTTTCCCTCTCTTGTCAGCCAATGAATAAGGAGCTTTTGTTACTATTGACTCCAGTTGCATTTTGTCATGCCCTTGGTCATGTTATGTCTAATGTATCATTCGCTGCGGTTGCTGTGTCTTTTACACATACCATAAAAGGTATTAAAACTTAAACACTTCTTAGTTCTTACACTGCTTTTATCTATACACTATATGTGTCTGTGTGTTGATAAATTTCAATCTGTTgtattttttttcctttgaaGCTCTGGAGCCATTTTTCAACGCTTCCGCTTCCCAGTTTGTTTTAGGCCAAAATATTCCCTTGTCTCTGTGGCTATC
This genomic interval from Vicia villosa cultivar HV-30 ecotype Madison, WI unplaced genomic scaffold, Vvil1.0 scaffold8, whole genome shotgun sequence contains the following:
- the LOC131643270 gene encoding triose phosphate/phosphate translocator, chloroplastic-like, which produces MCSVTNSVLISLQKPQISSLFLSPKRVSTSTSYALLKSPTLHFETKDSSLVFSPLVKALGVRQRRFPVVVAALAADADDSEIEISNGSVISSKSFGEKFPALVTGFFFFMWYFLNVIFNILNKKVYNYFPYPYFVSVVHLLVGVVYCLVSWGLGLPRRAPMNKELLLLLTPVAFCHALGHVMSNVSFAAVAVSFTHTIKALEPFFNASASQFVLGQNIPLSLWLSLAPVVFGVSMASLTELSFNWTGFISAMISNIAFTYRSLYSKKAMTGMDSTNVYAYISVIALAFCIPPAILIEGPQLMEFGFRNAIAKVGLIKFLSDLFWIGMFYHLYNQLATNTLERVAPLTHAVGNVLKRVFVIGFSIVVFGNKISTQTGIGTAIAIAGVAIYSLIKANLEEQKRKAAAAAAAS